In Streptomyces sp. NBC_01439, the following are encoded in one genomic region:
- a CDS encoding TetR family transcriptional regulator yields MARDSNATKARLLDAAFTEFATYGIAGARVDRIAEAAQANKRLIYVYYGNKEQLFDAVLQRALATGSESVPFDVEDLPGYAGAVFDHLVERPALMRLVLWKQLERPGSTDAESASYDGKIEAVRRAQEAGRIDAAVPAADVLTLVMGLSQAWFGAVGGPAADAAGTGWAAERRAEHRAAVVESVRRITAPAPARRPEGH; encoded by the coding sequence ATGGCACGGGATTCCAACGCGACGAAGGCGCGCCTGCTCGACGCCGCCTTCACCGAGTTCGCGACGTACGGCATCGCGGGTGCGCGCGTCGACCGCATCGCCGAGGCGGCGCAGGCGAACAAGCGGCTCATCTACGTCTATTACGGCAACAAGGAGCAGCTCTTCGACGCCGTGCTCCAGCGGGCCCTCGCGACGGGATCGGAGTCCGTGCCCTTCGACGTGGAGGACCTGCCCGGCTACGCGGGGGCGGTCTTCGACCACCTCGTCGAGCGGCCGGCGCTGATGCGCCTCGTGCTGTGGAAGCAACTGGAGCGCCCGGGATCCACGGACGCGGAGTCCGCTTCCTACGACGGCAAGATCGAGGCGGTTCGGCGGGCGCAGGAAGCGGGCCGCATCGATGCCGCGGTGCCCGCGGCGGACGTGCTGACACTGGTCATGGGCCTGTCACAGGCCTGGTTCGGCGCCGTGGGCGGTCCGGCGGCGGATGCGGCGGGCACCGGCTGGGCCGCCGAACGGCGCGCCGAGCACCGTGCGGCGGTGGTGGAATCCGTCCGCCGGATCACCGCACCCGCACCCGCACGCCGGCCGGAGGGCCACTGA
- a CDS encoding aldo/keto reductase, giving the protein MEIRALGGQGLEVGAEGLGLMGMSAHYGATDETESLATIDRALELGVTLLDTAEGYGPFRNEQLLGKALAGRREAAVVATKTGIEFSDGGAFLGHNGSPEYIRRSADRSLRHLGTDHIDLYYLHRVDPNVPIEESVGALAELVEAGKVRHIGLCEVSPATITRAHAVHPLAAVQTEYSLFERGIEHDGVRDTLRELGIGLVAYSPLGRGFLSGAISSPDDFAADDFRRTDPRFQGENFHRNLAVVDQVRRLAAEKGVTPSQLALAWTLHQGAVPIPGTKRRRYLEENIAATAVTITPAELAALDAVAPHGVASGERYAPELMTSLNG; this is encoded by the coding sequence ATGGAGATCCGCGCACTGGGCGGCCAGGGACTGGAGGTCGGCGCCGAGGGCCTCGGTCTGATGGGCATGAGCGCCCACTACGGCGCCACCGACGAGACCGAGTCCCTCGCCACCATCGACCGCGCCCTGGAGCTGGGCGTCACCCTCCTCGACACCGCCGAGGGCTACGGCCCCTTCCGCAACGAGCAGCTGCTCGGCAAGGCCCTGGCCGGGCGCCGCGAGGCCGCCGTCGTGGCCACGAAGACCGGGATCGAGTTCAGCGACGGGGGCGCGTTCCTCGGCCACAACGGGAGCCCCGAGTACATCCGCCGCTCGGCCGACCGCTCCCTGCGCCACCTGGGCACCGACCACATCGACCTCTACTACCTGCACCGCGTCGACCCGAACGTGCCCATCGAGGAGAGCGTGGGAGCCCTGGCCGAGCTGGTCGAGGCCGGCAAGGTCCGCCACATCGGGCTGTGCGAGGTCTCCCCCGCCACGATCACCCGCGCCCACGCGGTACACCCGCTGGCCGCCGTACAGACCGAGTACAGCCTCTTCGAGCGCGGCATCGAACACGACGGCGTACGGGACACCCTCCGCGAGCTCGGCATCGGGCTCGTCGCCTACTCCCCGCTCGGACGCGGATTCCTCTCCGGTGCCATCAGCAGCCCGGACGACTTCGCCGCGGACGACTTCCGGCGCACCGACCCGCGGTTCCAGGGAGAGAACTTCCACCGCAACCTGGCCGTCGTCGACCAGGTCCGCCGGCTCGCCGCCGAGAAGGGCGTCACCCCCTCGCAGCTCGCCCTGGCCTGGACCCTCCACCAGGGTGCCGTCCCCATCCCGGGCACCAAGCGGCGCCGCTACCTGGAGGAGAACATCGCCGCCACCGCCGTGACGATCACCCCGGCGGAGCTGGCCGCCCTCGACGCCGTGGCGCCGCACGGAGTGGCCTCGGGCGAGCGCTACGCACCCGAGCTGATGACCTCCTTGAACGGCTGA